AGAAGTGAGTGGCTTAGCCTCACTGGAAGGGGAATCCAAAATATCCAGTATGCTGTGACCCACAGATTCTGCACAGCTGTAACAGAGAAAAGCGTTGTGGAAAAGTCTTCATGCGATAACGGAGTTCAAACACCTGAGCACAGCAACAAACCCAAACTATAGCTGACCTGCTCTCATTTCCAGTGATGAACTTGTCAATCCTGCGTAAAGCGTAAAGATGCCACATGACACAAGATATCCTTAAGCACTGTGTTCAGATTACAGCAGTGGCTAAATGTTATTTCTCATATCCACTCACCCTCCGTAAGCTCCGAATGTGAAACTTCTTTTTCTGGAGAACTTCTCGTTTCTCCCCTCCATTGTAAGTGCTTATTACAGACAGCCACAGAAATATGCTAACCAGGCATGCAGGCCATCACTCCTGATGGTGAATTAActgcttctctctgtctctgtgtatgtgtgtgtgtgtgtgtgtgtgtgtgtttcgctctctctcttttctctctgccCCCTGCCACTCTCTCATTTAATCTCTCCCTACATCCTTCCTCGTCTCCTGCTGCCTGTTGACTGACAGGAGTAACTCTTGCATGCCCGTCTCCTGCCACTGACAGCAGAGGTCACTGAACTACTGCATTTATACAGACCAACTAAAAGCCTTTGATTAGATACAATGGTGAATATTCACTTGCTGAAATCATTTAAAAGCATTTGTGTAGCGTTTATGCAGCCTCTATAAAAACCTGTCCTGGGAGGAGGCAAAGATATGTGAATGGGCAATGGACTATTGCTATAGACCTGTTACCCTTTCAGTAAGCAAGATTCATCAATTATTGACTGAACTCTCTTAGAGAGAGGAGGCAAGACAGCAGGGGAGAGAGGGCGAGAGGGAGGGAGCaggaaaaagaggaagagagagagggggtCAAGAGACTTTACCGACATGAGAATAGAGAAATGAAAAAGTGATACTGAGGGTACAGACActaaaaaaatatctattttttcctCTCAGACTGGAATCTTAATTCAGTTTTGTCTTTAACTGgtcttaaaactatttatttacatattgctTAAAATGTACAGTGGACATgtcatagaaagtgttacaatgcatttaatttgtaaaaaatactcTGCAGTATGGCTCCTCAACCTTTGTCCTTAAACCTAAATAATTAATCTTAAATTGAATTTATCCTCTCACCCATCTACGTTGTGTTACAAGCAAATAAAGATCGGGAATTTTATGTACAAGCAAAGGAtttccacatacagatttcacatTGTGTTCAATTTGGTCATGATGTCACATGAATTCACCATGCTGACCAACAAAAAAGAGCTACATTGCTACACATCTggtaactttcttttttttttgttgttgcaaaaaGTGACAGCACTCATTCCATTTACACTGCAATGTGCACAATTCTGAACAAGTGGATTTAAAACTTTGACACGTCTAATAGACAGTTGCTGTGTCCAAATATCCCCACTTTTTTCTCATTCACTGATCCCTGTGTCAGTCCACTTATACAGTCCACTTGAAGGagtgaattaaaattaatttccaCTTGTTAACAATCTTGAAATCAGTCATGGTGGCATTTGCCacagtgttgctatgtggttgctaggtgttCTGAATGTTGTAAGCGCATTGCTGTGCGGTTCCTGTTGTGGTGCTTAGGTTGCTTTCAGGCCCCATTAAAAGAGTCCACTACCTTTAGTGTAAGTATGGGGTGTTTTACCCACTTCTATTGGAAAATCCTAAGTCCAATTTACTTAGAAAcataaaagattaaatatttgaaacaCTGACCCTAAATATCAGCAATAATCAGTAATCaacaataatatattttgcattctttttacagaaatgtatttttttttttgtatttaaaactaCATGAATTCTGACTAATATGTGAACAACTGACCTATGGAGAAATAAAACCAGAACTATGTATTTTTCTAGTTCCTTATTCTAGTAATTCTACTATTTTAGCAACATAATGTTTTCACATGCACACTGAATTCTCTAAATGTCAGATTTGAAGAGGGGAAAAAATAGTTATTTAGTCTCAACACACTGTCCTTAAGGTCAcattaaaaagaagaaataaatcataataatggtGATGATTATAATAGTAGTCATGATAATTTGCTACATAACTCCTGGAGTTTGAAAAAGCTTCTAAAGCTTCACTTTGTGTCTTTCTGGAAGATCAGATTGAGAACAGCCAGGAAACAGGCCAGAACCTCTTCTTCACAGAAAACACGCAGTTCATCAATTTTCTGCTGTATTGCTTCATTCTTTCTCATGTAATTCCAGTAGAAATCTCTGGGTTCTTGTCCATTCTTGTGGTAATGTCTGACAACCATGACAGCCCTGTCAGAGGTGAAGCCTTTTGTTTGTATTGCTGCCCTGTTTAGGATGTACATGTAGGCCTGAACTTGATAATAGTACTCGTGTGTTTCATTCAGGTGTGCATGACGATCATCATTTTTTGGTTTAGTGAAGACTTTGCCCACCATATCTCCAGTGGTTCCTTTACACTCAATCAccattttttcacttttttccccttttactTCTGCTAAGAAGTCCAGTCTTCCAGAGAGGAATCCAAAGTCTACTTTGTTACCTTTGGTGTACCTCACTCTCATGTTTGTACCTGTTTCTCGCAGCTCATGGTAGAACTTGAGGCATTCACGTTCATCTCCTGGGTTCTGGAAATATTTGCCGAACCTTTTTGGAGAGGAGGCTGTCCAGAGAGCTGACTCGTCAGCATAGTCTCTGTTCTCAATGTCATGGACATTCACTGTCACACCGGCAGAAATATTTGCAAGATTGTCTCCGACTTCTAAATGTCTCCAGCTCCTTGTCTGTGTTGTAGCATACATCGTGGGTGTGGAGATGGCTTTTGTCCGGTATTTGTCCCTGAACCTGAATCCACAACTTGTGTTTGATATGTTTTTTCTCCACTGCGATCTTAAAGCTTCCTCtgaatcttttcttttttcaaagaaaatcatCACTGTGAGTTCAAGAATTTTTCCATTGTCTTTCAATGGCAGTGAGTTCTTTAGTTCCCGGCAGCCGAGACGTGGAGTCCTGTTAAACTGAAACTTGAAGTTTTCCAGTTCTTTTACAACATCTTCGGCTTTCTGAATGATGCCTGCATTCTCTGAGAGCCTGATGACTTTCTGGTTCAGTACACCATTGGGCAAGTCAATTCGAAGTGACTTTAGAAGTACTAGGTAGTCGCTTACTGATATTCCACTGTTGCTGGAAACAGGAGTTTTTTCAGGGAAAAAAACCTTAGAACGGTGTCCAGATCCTGGTTTCAAACTATCCCCAGAACCTTGCTTTTCTGTTCCTCTTTCATTCTTTCCACCCGTGCTTCCAGTCCAACCATGCCCCATCCTTATTTTCAGTTCTAGCTCGTAAACATTGTCATCATCCCGTACCTTCTGTCCATTCAACACATTTCCCTTCTTCCTGCTCCCATCTTTCAATTCACCCATTTTGGATCTTGAAGGCTCCatgtttttttatctttaaaattcTTTACACCTAGAAAAAAATCGCATTGTGGAAATCaataaatacactaaaataaaataagataataaaatgaaatacaatttatATGTACTTTAATACAACATTAGGCACGTAAAACCTGCAACAAATTGCaccttttaaaaatgtcatttagtaTTTCAGTataataaaaagatacaaataatatgttatttaactaattatttatttaattaattataatgaagATTAACCTGATTACATGATGTTAGGATAAACATCTTTACACTTTAAGAGTCAAAGGACTGAATCCTTATTTGTATACAAATTACCACACCTGGAAATTTTCATGTCACACCCTGTCATGTGATCGCTATGCTGTGTTAGTCATAGgattttaatttcttcttttaaaatgttaacatttcacTTTTGTTTAGCACATCATTATAATCTATGTTAaccattgtttttaataattgtgcagttgtgtattttttgtgtatatttcCTACACAACACATAACTTGTTTTGTCCCGACAGTAATACTATTTCTTatacataatatactgtatattaaccatttatattttcaataattgTGTTTGTATAGCAGttgtatatattttgtgtatatttcCTACACAACACATAATTGATTTTGTCCTGACAGTACTAATATTTCTTatacataatatactgtatataatatgtgCCTTCTCTAAAATAGTAGagaaaatatatactgtacttaCTGAGGTTTTCATCTGATTCAGGCAGTCGAATTATAACAAGTCTTCATAACAAGACGCGCATACTTGACTACCTGTGTTTATGTTGTCAGGTGAAACGTCAGCTGAATAACAGGTCAGCCCAGATTGCAAATGAGCCCTTTCATTTTCCATTCACCTGATTCCATGTGTGTtcatatcatatttatttttatttttatttttgtaaatcattAGATGTCAGTGTAGGTCATAAAAAATGACTTGCATAAATCTCTTTAAAGATAAACATGTTTccaatttctgaaataaatgtttaaaaattaaattaatttaaatagttgAATATATTCATTATGAACAGAATTATTAAtatgtttcaaaatataaataatatttgaattacattctgtttaaaatacttttttgaaaatcttataatCATTTAGGCTGTTTATGATTACTGAatgaaagaaagtgaaagtgaaagtgttttaaatttgatttattttattttaattcattttttttttttttttagacaaagaaaatatttgcgtaatatatatgtgtgtgtgtgtgtgtgtgttcatatattattattattattattattattattattattattattattattattattattattattattattattttaagagctTGGCGTTCGCtggatttttttcatttattttttgttatctcTTACCTGTATTAGTGTATATATtgcaaatatgtatttatttattcattgtacagacggacaaaacagacaaactgaCGGACGGACTTTTATTGTGTAATTATATGACACCGCTGCAAGACATCTATCTTTCACGTCATTTTTGGCGCCGGAAAAAGAATAGTAAACAGTGCGGGGGGCGGGGTTTCATCAATTTTTTTTGAGCCTCATCACAATCACCGTTGTTAGAAGAATTCCAACAATACTCGCGAAAGCGAAAAATAAACACTATATTAACTATATTATCGATATCATAAGCACCGTGGACTGAACGTTTCCTGCTGGTTGTTTCTATTACGAGAGAGGGAAGCAAAAACATTGCCAGTCGCAGAGGTAAAAATCTTTCTGTTTGGCACTTTGGGAGTCGTCAGTTAGCCCAACATTTTTGCAGCATCGAAAGAGATGCTGGGGGTGGACATGGGGTCTATTTTCACCCAGTGTATTGCTTCTGCTCGTAcacatgtgaaaataaataagtgtgcATGGTGTTATTTTGTCTAGTATGCAACGCAACTTGCTGATATGTGAATATCGCACAGAACTAATGCAGTAGAACCTCGATCATTCATCACTCGCAGATAACCGTgacctttatttgtttattactaATGTTGTATACATTAAAACTACTTAACATCGTTGGGTTATTTTACAGACTTTAGTTGGGTTTTAACAGACTTTAGTGCTCTAACAAGTGTACCTGTGCGAAAGTGTTCTGCTACTCTGTTGTTTTGATTATAATTAGCTGTTTTAATCCATTTTCATGAAACagcataaaaactattttaaagcttttgttgatgcatttttttttctggtattcTATTACAAAGTTTGATTGACTGGTCGTCCATCCAGTGAGCATGGAGGCAGGAGAAGACCAGACCAACTCCAGCTCAGCCAATAGCAGCGCAGCGCCAGGGGGAAACTCCCGCCCCCCTCAGATAGCTCAAATGTCTCTGTATGAAAGGCAAGCCGTGCAGGTGGGTCACAAAGCCACTGCGAAGTCCACAAAAAGCCAAACTGAAGTGTACTTTAAATCACTTATTCATGTCAGTGCCACTCTGTGACTTGTCTTGAATTGTGGGAAATGCAGTTGTCTACTCTTGAATGTTTCAGGCACTGCAGGCGTTGCAGCGGCAGCCCAATGCAGCTCAGTACTTCCAGCAACTGATGCTGCAGCAGCAGATCAACAGCGCTCAACTCCATAACTTGGCTGCTGTGCAACAGGTCAAACACAATCAGTAAATAATATCAAGCAAGATGAGGAAAAACAACCTAATTATGCATATTTTCTTTACAAATTTGATCTGTATTTAAAATCTCAGTCCTGGTGTTTTAACTGGAGGGTTCATCATTTTTACCTGGTTGGGTCATTAATAACACTAATGTTCATCCCCCCCCCCAGAAATTTATAATAATTCAGCAAGGgcacattcaattgatcaaaagtgacagtaaagacttagaatgttacaaatgattcctatttcaaataagtgctgttcttttgaactttctaattatcaaagaattctggaaaaaaaaatactaagcagtgcaattgttttcaacaagcataagaaatgtgtcttgaacactaaataagcatattataatgatttctgaaggatcatatgacactgaagtcTTTGAAGTTatggctgctgaatattcagctttgcatcacagaatttaatttgataatatttttttcaatattacagtttttaatgaaataaattcaaccttggcataaaagacttcttttaaaaacataagaaaaatatctTACAGACTCCAAATGTTTGAGCAGTGTACGTGATTGTGTTTTACACGTGTTGAAATCTGAATTAACATATCTTATATTCAGTATATCAGCATTGTTTCAGTATATAaccatatttaattgtaattgtttttcaGCAAAGTGTTTATGAATTCATAGCTATCATGGAGTTACATTGTAGTTGTAAAATTTCCATTATTTTTTGCCAATGGTAATTTATTATTATGGATTTCTTTTGTAAAATTGTTaccgctaaaaaaaaaattctaatttgtataatttctgttattcttaatattttcattaaaaactttttttcataaatgttgtaatattaattttacacCAAAATATATTGCAAGTGCTGTACTGTTATTCTAATCTTTCAGTATTTCACCCTGAGGTATTTCCTTTCTATATTTTCAGGCAACTCTTGCAGCCAGTCGTCAATCCAGCTCTCCCAGTAACAATGTCTCTCAAGCTACAAGTTCAGCACAGTGCACAGTGAGTGCTATTACATCGATTAAATGTGTGGCCTGGCTGATAGAAATTAGAACCATGCTCACTTTAAACTCTTTGTTTGTAAAAATATGCTTACGCTTGTTGACAGTCATTTtggaatgttttattaaatagagGCTAGAGCTGATCTATTGTGTGCTTGTTTTAGGTCAACTTAAGTACCACTTCTGGTGGAGGGACCATGACAAACCCCCGTCCAGTGGGACCTGCCACCTCTGCAACCTCAACAGCCCTTAGCCAGTCAGTTTTGCTGGGTGGAAACTCGGGTGGACAGGGTCAGATGTTCCTGAGAGTAAGTGTCTTGTCAGAGTGCACTTAAATCCAGACCAAGAGCTAATATATGTTTTTATGGCTCTGTAGGCTCCACCTGGGGACCATTCATGTAATGTTTATCCGAGCTTACTCTTTTCCTAAGGGTGTAATTTGACTGGTCTTTCCACCCACAGGTAAACCGCTCTCTCAGGGCACCTCTCACCCCTCAGCTCATTTTCATGCCTGGTGGTACAGCGACAGCTGCTGTGGCAACGGTTGCCCAACAGCAGCCCCAGCAGCAACAGGAAGCAGCTCCCACATCCTCAAGTAACCAGTCAGACAATGATCAGGTGTGacatttggtgttttttttcttgacaCTTTAGACTGTCATAATCTGGGGCACTCTAGTAAGCGATGAATCCAACTCCCTAAGCAACTTCACTGTGCAAAGAGACCAGGTTGCTTGGTTTTGTGTCTTTTCCTCTGTATATTAATCATCaaatatattcctttttttttttttttcaaataatttttattataagacAAAGATTTTGAAGATGGAATTGCAATATTAGATATTTCGTCTCTGTTATGTGTACAAAGAATGCAAttataaaagagagaaaaaaacacatcACAAACCATCCCTAACAAGACCTTTTACATTAAATTGTAAAGTATggtgaaaaaatattaaaacattactttAACAAATGATGGCTTAGTCTGTAAAGTAGAAATCATCTCTCCAAGCCTTAGTTTATATGTATGAGCCTCCTTTTTTCTTCCAGAATAACAGTATTCACTTTTTAGCTGTAGTTTCACTGTATTTCAGCAGTTTGAAACATCAGATATATTATTAATGGTTATACACTGCCcatccaaaacaaaaaaaatcaccacaGGAGTTAACTAAGCAAATAGGTAGGATCCTCCCATTGGATAATTACTGCATGGATGATTATGTTATGTGCCCAAAGAATTAGGTCAGCTGACTACCTGAAT
The nucleotide sequence above comes from Carassius gibelio isolate Cgi1373 ecotype wild population from Czech Republic chromosome B16, carGib1.2-hapl.c, whole genome shotgun sequence. Encoded proteins:
- the LOC127975353 gene encoding uncharacterized protein LOC127975353; amino-acid sequence: MEPSRSKMGELKDGSRKKGNVLNGQKVRDDDNVYELELKIRMGHGWTGSTGGKNERGTEKQGSGDSLKPGSGHRSKVFFPEKTPVSSNSGISVSDYLVLLKSLRIDLPNGVLNQKVIRLSENAGIIQKAEDVVKELENFKFQFNRTPRLGCRELKNSLPLKDNGKILELTVMIFFEKRKDSEEALRSQWRKNISNTSCGFRFRDKYRTKAISTPTMYATTQTRSWRHLEVGDNLANISAGVTVNVHDIENRDYADESALWTASSPKRFGKYFQNPGDERECLKFYHELRETGTNMRVRYTKGNKVDFGFLSGRLDFLAEVKGEKSEKMVIECKGTTGDMVGKVFTKPKNDDRHAHLNETHEYYYQVQAYMYILNRAAIQTKGFTSDRAVMVVRHYHKNGQEPRDFYWNYMRKNEAIQQKIDELRVFCEEEVLACFLAVLNLIFQKDTK